In Halogranum gelatinilyticum, the DNA window GGAGGTAGATCGCGAGCAGCGGAAGCCCTAGCCAGAGATGAATCAACGCCGAAACGAGGGTACCCTGCACGCCGAGAAAGTGCAGGACCGACTCGGTGGTTTCGTCCATGTCCGCGCTGGACGGAGGAGACCAAAGAAGCTGCCTATTCCGCCGAAATCCGGTGGTACAGTTTTCGAAAGCGGCGGTCGAGGGGTCAGAACTCGACCTTACGGACGAACGGGAGGTTGCGGATCTCGACGAGCAGGTCGCCGGGGACGGGGTCGTCGGTGACGAGGTAGAGTTTGGGGTCGTCGGTGAACTCGGGGTCTTCACTGATGGTCTGGCGGATACTGATACCGCCCTCGGCGAGCATCGTCGTCACCTTCGCGACGATGCCGGGTTCGTCGGCGTCCTCGACCTCGATGGTGAGGACGGTGAGGTCGAGCACCGGCGCGAGGTCCATCAGGCTCGGAATCGACGAGATGTTCTGGAAGATGCGTTTCAGTTCGGGGTCGTCGAGGATGGCGTTGGTCGTCGAGTCGACGACGCGGCGGTCGACGCCGATCTCGCGGGCGATGCCCGTGTTGGGAATCTCGATGCCGCCGGAGACGACGCGGCCCTCGTCGTTGACCGAGAAGCCGCGTTCGAGGAGGAGGCGGATCACGGCCTGCTGGCTCGGACTCCCCTCGAACTTCCCCATTATCTCGTCGAACATGGTTTCGCTTTTCAGTGCGACAGCGGGCGGTTTAACGGTGTGGGTGTGTCCGGCCGACCCCCCACACTTTTCGCCCCGACCGACCATCTCCCGGCCATGCGCGCAGTCCACTCCTGTGACTTCTGTGGCGACGACGCGGTCGGGACCTACGAGGTCGTCCCCGACGAACGCATCCGAACCGACGCCGACCAGCGTCGCGTCGCCCTCTGTTCGCACTGCTACGACACGCTCGAAACCGTGCTCGAACCGTTCCTCGACGGCGCGAGCGCGACAGACGAGGACGCGGCTGCCGCCGAGGAGCCAGCCGACGACGATGACGGTGTCGACGGTGTCGGCGACGAGAGTGAAAACGACGCCGACGAACCGGCCACGAACGCCGCCATCGACACCGACGCCCGCGCCGAGGGAATCGCCATCGGCCGGAGTAAAGACGACGAAGGTGACGAAGACGACCCGCTGGCCGCCAGCGACGCGATTCTCAACGGCCAGTCCGCGTCGGAGGAGTCAGCAGAGCCAGTAGAGCCAACGGACGACGAACCAGCAGCGTCCGAGACGCCCACGGAACCCAAGCAGTTCCGGAAGGTGATGCGGCTCCTGAACAACCGACAGTTCCCCGTCGACCGCGCCGAGTTCGCCGAGCTCGCGGCGGGAGCCTACGAACTGGACGACGACCACGTCGCCGAGATCATCGACTACGCGGACGAACGTGGCGTCATCGTCGTCGACGGCGGCGTCCTGCGGAAGAACTAGGTCGCTTACAACGCGCCCTTCGTACTCGGCGTGTCGTCGGCGCGACGCTCGTCGATGCGGGTCGCGTCGTCGAGGCTCCGGGCGAGTGCCTTGAACATCGCCTCGACCTCGTGGTGGGCGTTGTCGCCCTCGACGCCGATGTGGAGCGTCAGCCCGGCGTTCATCGCCAGCGACATGGCGAAATGTTCGGCCATGTGGCTCGTGAAGTCGCCGATAGAGGGTTGCGAAAAGTCGCCCGAGAACTCGAAGAACGGGCGACCCGAGATGTCGACGACGACCGAGGCGACGGCCTCGTCCAGCGGGACCTTCCGGTCGGCGTAGCGGACGATGCCCTTCTTGTCGCCCAAGGCTTCCGCGAAGGCCTCGCCGAGGACGATGGCGACGTCCTCGACGGTGTGGTGGTCGTCAATGTGGAGGTCGCCGTCGCAGGCGACCGTGAGGTCGAACAGGCCGTGTTTGGCGAACGCGTCGAGCATGTGGTCGAAGAAGCCGACGCCGGTCTCGGCGTCGCTCTCGCCGGACCCGTCGACGTCGAGCGTGACCTCGATGGTCGTCTCGGCCGTCTCGCGGGTGACGGAGGCGGTTCGGTCGGTCATATCTCAGGGTTGTCGCCCTGTGGTAATACGGTTGCGCTCGTTGTGAGCATGACAGCCCCCGTTATCGAACGTCAGACGCGCGTCTGCTTCGGATTGATATATCATGGTCCCGAACGGTCTGGATATGAAGCGGGTCGCCCTGACGGCGTTGACGTTCGTTGCCGGCGTTTTCTTCGTGAGCTCGCTCACGGTCGAGGGCGTCGTCTTCGGTCTCCCGCTCGTCGTGCTCGCAATCGCCTCGGTCGTCCCCGACCTCTCACAGCGCGTCTGGGAGTGGGTCTGGCGGACGGCCTGACCCTCCTCGCCGCTCAGACGGCAATCGCCTCGCGCAGCGTGAACCGTCCCTCGTAGAGTGCCGTCCCGACGACGACAGCGGCGGCTCCGGCCTCACGGAGCGCGGCGACGTCCTCCAGCGTCGCGACGCCGCCTGAGGCGACGACCGGGATGTCGACCGCCTCGGTGACTCGCTGGACAGTGTCGGTCTGGACGCCCTCTAACTGCCCCTCCACGTCGACGTCGGTGAACAGAATCGCGCCAGCACCGAGGTCCTCGTAGCGTTCGGCGGCCTCCGCGGGGTCGAGACCCGTCGACTCGGTCCAGCCCGAGACGAGGACTTCGCCGTCCTTCGCGTCGAGAGAGACCATCACGCTGTCGGGATGAGCGTCCGAAATCTCCTCGACGATGTCGGGGTTCTCGATGGCAGCAGTACCCAAAATCACGCGGTCGACGCCGCGGTCCAAGAGGTCGATGGCGTCCTCGGCAGTACGGATGCCGCCACCCAGCTGGACGTCGACGGCGACGGCGTCGAGGATGGCGTCGACGGCGGGAGCGTTCTTCCGCTCGCCTTCGAACGCGCCGTCGAGGTCGACGAGGTGGAGGGTTTCGGCGCCTTCGTCGACCCAGCGTTCGGCCGCCTCGACCGGGTCGCCGTAGGTCTTCTCGGTGCCGCGCTCGCCCTGGACGAGTTGGACGACCTCGCCGTCCTGCATGTCGACGGCGGGGATGACTTCGAACTCGGGGAAGTGGCTCATATCCCTGTCTGTGCGAGTCGGCGAGTAAAGAGAACCGGTTGCGGCAGGTGGTCGGCCGAGTTCGCCGGTGTCGAACCCGGCTGATCGGTGTCTACTGCGTTGCCGTGGCGATTGCCTGCTCCAGGTCCGCGACGATGTCTTCGACGTCCTCGATACCGACCGAGAGGCGGATCATGTCGCTGGTGACGCCCGCGGCGGCCAGTTCATCGTCGCTGAGCTGCTGGTGGGTCGTCGACGCCGGATGGATGACGAGCGTCTTCGCGTCGCCGACGTTGGCTAGCATACTCGCGAGGTCGACGTTGTTGACGGTGGCCTTCGCGGCCTCGTAGCCGTCGGCGAGACCGAAGGTGATCATGCCGCCGTAGCCGCCGTCGAGATACTCGCTGGCTTCCTCGTGGGTCTCGTGGGATTCCAGGCCGGGGTAGTTGACCCACGACACCTTCTCGTGGTCCTCCAGGAACTCCGCGACGACCTGGGCGTTCTCACAGTGCTGGCGCATCCGCATCGGCAGCGTCTCCAGCTTCTGCATCGTGATCCAGGCGTCGAACGGCGACTGCTGGTTCCCGAGGTCGCGCAGGCCGCGGGCGATTCCGGCGTAGGTGAACGCCGCCGCGCCGAAGCGTTCCGAGAAGTTGACGCCGTGGTAGGCCGGGTTCGGCTTCGCGATTTCGGGGTAGTCGTCGGCGTACTCGTCCCACGGGAACTCGCCGCCGTCGACGACGACGCCACCGACGGTGGTGCCCGAGCCGTGAATCCACTTCGTCGTCGACTCCCAGACGAGGTCCGCGCCGTGCTCCAACGGGTTGCAGAGATACGGCGTCGCGAAGGTGTTGTCGACGACGAGCGGTGTGCCGTGCTCGTGGGCGATGTCGGCGATGCGCTGGATGTCGGGCGTCACGAGCGCCGGGTTGCCGATGGTTTCGAGATGGACGTAGGCGGTGTCGTCGTCGATGGCCTCCTCGTAGGCCTCGTAGTCGAGCGTGTCGACGAAGCGCGTGTGGACGCCGCGACGTTCGACGGTGTGGGTGAGGTAGGTGTAGGTCCCGCCGTAGAGCGACGAGGCCGAGACGATGTTGTCGCCGACGGAGGCGAGCAGGAAGGTCAAGAGGTCGAGCGACGCCATCCCGGAGGCCGTCGTGAGCGCGCCGATGCCGCCCTCCAGCGACGCGAGACGCTCCTGCAGCATCGACGACGTGGGGTTCATCAGCCGCGAGTAGATGTTGCCCGGTTCTTCGAGCGCGAACAGGCTGGCGGCGTGGTCAGCGTCGTCGAAGACGTACGAGGTCGTCTGGTAGAGCGGCGGTGCGCGGGCGTTCGTCGCCGAGTCGGGCTTCTCCTGACCGGCGTGCAGGCTCCGGGTCGCGAAGCCACGAGTGTCGGGTTCGTCGTCGGACATACGCGACGACACACACCGGGAGAGTGTAAAACCGTAGCACAGACACAGGTGCTGCCACTATCTGCGACGGCAGGAAGTCGCGGTGGCGGTGGCGACCGTGAGCCGCCCGCTCACCCCGAGAAGAGGCTGTTGTGGACCGGCGCGAAGTCGGGTTCCTCGCCAGCGTCGTCGTCCTTTTCGGTGTCCGTCACCGCCCGGCCGCGAACGCCCGACTGCAGGAAGTCCCGCAGCGGCGGGCCGACGTTCTCGGGTTCGACGAGGAAGGCGTCGTGGCCGTGGTCGGACTCGACGACGTGGTGGGCGACGGGGACGTCGTCAGTGCGGAAGGCCTCGGCGACGGATTCGGACTGGTCGGTCGTGAAATGCCAGTCGGCGGTAAAGGACATCAAGAGTGCCTCGCCCTCGAATGCCGCGAGCGCGGCGGCGTCGGACTCGTAGCCCTCCGAGAGGTCGTAGTCGTCCATCGCCCGCGTCAAGTAGAGATACGAGTTGGCGTCGAACCGCTCGACGAACTTCTCCGACTGGTAGTCGAGATACGACTCCACGTCGCGGTACGGGAAGAAGTCCGCCGCGGGGTCCGCGGGGAAGGCGTCGCGCACCATGTCGCGACCGGCCGACCGGCGGCCGAACTTCTGATCCATCGACTCCTTCGAGAGATACATGACGTGGCCGATCTGTCGGGCGAGGCCCAGCCCGTCTTTCGGTTTCTCTCCAGTTCCGTAGTAGTCGCCACCCTGCCAGTCGGGGTCGGTCGTGATGGCGCGGCGGGCGATGCCGTCGAGCGCGAGACACTGCGGGTCGAGGCGCGCGGCGGCGGCGACGGAGACGACGCGCTGGACGTCGTCGGGGTAGCGGACGGCCCAGTCGAGCGCGTTCATCCCGCCGACGCTGCCGCCGACGACGGCGTGGAGTCGGCCCACGCCGAGATGGTCGAGCAGAGCACGCTGGGCGCGCGTCCAGTCACCGATGGTAACCGGCGGGAATCGCGTGCCGTAGGGTTCGCCGTCCGGCGCGTCGCTGGCTGGGCCGGAGGTACCGTAACACGACCCCGGCACGTTCGCGCAGACGACGTAGTACTCCGTGGTGTCGATGGCCTTGCCGGGACCGACGATGTCGGACCACCAGGCTCGCGCCTGTCCGGCCGTGCCCTGCGTCCGGTGGCTGGCGACGTTCTGGCTCCCGGTGAGCGCGTGGCAGACGAGGACGGCGTTCGACCCATTGAACTCGCCGTAGGCCTCGTAGGCGACTTCCAGTTCGTCGATGGATTCCCCGCACTCGAAGCGGAACTCACCCAACTCGGCGACGTCGGCGACGGCGTCGACCGGCATGGTCACTCCGTCGCCCGCTCGATGCCCCGAGCGAGGTCGTCGATGATGTCGTCTGCGTCTTCGATACCGACCGAGAGTCGAAGCATATCAGGCCGGACGCCGCCGGCACGCTGCTCCTCCTCGCTCAACTGGGCGTGCGTCGTCGACGCCGGATGGATGATGAGGGTCTTCGCGTCGCCGATGTTGGCGAGGAAGGAGGCGAGTTCGACCTGCTCGCACAGCTGCTTCGAGGCCTCGAACCCGTCCGCGAGACCGAACGTAATCATACCACCGTAGCCGCCGTCCAGGTATTTAGAAGCGTTGTCGTGGGTCTGGTGGTCCTCGAAGCCGGGATAGAGCACCCAGCCGACCTCGTCGTGGTCGCGGAGGAACTCGGCGACTGTTCTTGCATTTTCGCAGTGTTGGCGCATCCGCAACGGAAGCGTCTCGATGCCCTGCATCGTCACCCAGGCGTCGAACGGCGACTGCTGGTTCCCCAGCGAGCGGACGGCGCGCTGGCGGACGGTCATCGCGAAGGCCCGCTCGCCGAAGCGTTCGGTGAAGTCGATGCCGAAGGCGGGGTTCTCGCCCGAAATCTCGGGGTAGTCGGCCTCAGGATGGTCCCAGGGGAAGGTGCCGCCGTCGACGACGACGCCGCCGAGGGTCGTCCCCGACCCGTGGAGCCACTTCGTCGTCGACTCCCAGACGATGTCCGCGCCGTGTTCGATGGGTCGGCAGAGCGCGGGCGTGCCGAAGGTGTTGTCGACGACGAGCGGGACGGCGTGCTCGTGGGCGATTTCGGCGACGCGCTCGAAGTCCGGCGTCACGAGCGACGGGTTGGCGATGGTCTCGACGTGGACGAACGCGGTGTCCTCGTCGATGGCTTTCTCGTACTGGTCGTAGTCGAGGGTCTCGACGACGCGCGTCTCGATGCCACGCCGCGAGGACATCTTCGTGAAGTAGGTGGAGGTGCCGCCGTACATATCGGCGGATGCGACGATGTTGTCGCCGACAGATGCGAGAATGCTCGTCAGCGAGTCGAGCGCGCCCATCCCGGCGGCGGTGGCGACGGCGTCGACGCCGCCCTCAAGCGAGGCGAGTCGCCCTTCGAGCATCCGGGTCGTCGGGTTCGAAATCCGCGAGTAGACGTCACCCTCCTCGTCGAGCGCGTACAGGGCAGCCGCGTGGTCGGCGTCGTCGAAGACGTACGACGACGTCTGATAGATGGGCGGGGCTCGCGCCCCTGTGGCGGGGTCCGGGTCCTGTCCGGCGTGGAGGCTCCGGGTGTGGAAGCCGCGAGTCATGTACCAGACGCATATTTCTGAAGTGACTTATAACCCGTAGTTACGGCAACGGCTGCGGGTGGTCGTCACTCAGTCGGAGAGCGTCGCCGACCCGTGCCACTCGGTCGCCCTGCCGTCCTCACCGACGAGATACGTCGCCTGCGAGGCTCCGTCGGCCTCGTCGCGTACTGTGGTGTTGCCCCCTTGTTCGTAGGTGGCCGTGTACCAGTAGGCGACCTGCACGTCGACGAGATAGTGCGTCGCGTTCGCGTCGACGACGGTCGCTTCGGTCGAAGCCGTACAGCAGCCGAGACCGTACTCGTCGTACTCGTCGAGACGGTCGCGAATTGCCGCGCGTTCGGCGTCGAGGGCGAGTGTCTGCACATCGTCTTCGGTAAGTTCGCTGGGCGTGGTCGGTGCGGCTGTCGTCGTCGAGACGTCGGTCGTCTGGGAACTCGTCTGGTCGGTCGGCGAGCCGACCGGGCCACCGAGACAGCCGCCGAGGACGACCGCGAGAACGAACAGCAGGAGGAGGGCGCGTCGCATACGACAGCTGTCAGTGAGTTCGGAATAAGTCTTCTGTGCCCTCGTCGTCGCGTCGTTTTTGTCACCGGTCTCCGAACCCCCACCAATGAGCGAGCAGGCGTCCGACGAGAACCCCTACCTGCACGACCCCGCGACGGAGTTCGAAGCCGTCGAGGAACTGGACAAAGAGGAGGCACGAGCACAGGCCGAAGTGTTGAGAGAAGCCATCCGCGAGCACGACCACCGCTACTACGTCGAGAACGACCCCGCCATCGCCGACCGGACCTACGACGCGCTCTTTGCGCGGCTCCAGAAGCTGGAGGACGTCTTCGGCCTGCCGACCGAGGACAGCCCCACTCGGCGGGTCGGCGGCGAGCCAATCGATGAACTGGAGACGGTCGAACACGTCGTCTCGATGCTCTCTATCGACCAGAGCGGCGAGGCCGACGACGTCCGCGCCTTCGACGAACGAGTGCGACGACGGGTCGGCGACATGGGCGAGGTCGAGTACGTCTGCGAGCCGAAGTTCGACGGTCTCTCCCTGGAGGTCGTCTACGAGGACGGCGAGTTCGTCCGCGCGGCGACCCGCGGCAACGGCGAGGAGGGTGACGACGTCAGCGCGCAGGTGCGGACGATTCGGTCGATTCCGCAGCGGCTCCGCGGCGACCACCCGGAGTTCCTCGCCGTCCGCGGCGAGGTCTATATGCCGCGGGACGCGTTCACCGAGTACAACCGCGAGCGCGTCGAGGCGGGCGAGGACCCCTTCGCTAATCCGCGCAACGCGGCGGCCGGGAGCCTCCGCCAGCTCGACCCCTCGGTCGTCGCCGAGCGGCCGCTGGACTGCTACTTCTACGACGTGATGGAGGCCTCCGAACATCCCGAGACGAACTGGGAGGAGTACGCGAAGCTGGAAGACTGGGGGCTGCGGACGACGAGGGACGTGGAACTCGTCGACGACATCGAAGCCGCCATCGACTACCGCGACCGGATGCAGGAGCGGCGCGAGAATCTGAACTACGAGATCGATGGAACAGTTCTCAAGGTCAACGACCGCGCGCAGTGCGAGGAGCTGGGTGCGACCTCGCGGTCGATCCGGTGGGCCTTCGCCTACAAGTTCCCCGCCCGTGCCGAGGTGACGACAATAGAGGACATCGTGGTCCAAGTCGGGCGGACAGGTCGGCTGA includes these proteins:
- a CDS encoding O-acetylhomoserine aminocarboxypropyltransferase/cysteine synthase family protein — its product is MSDDEPDTRGFATRSLHAGQEKPDSATNARAPPLYQTTSYVFDDADHAASLFALEEPGNIYSRLMNPTSSMLQERLASLEGGIGALTTASGMASLDLLTFLLASVGDNIVSASSLYGGTYTYLTHTVERRGVHTRFVDTLDYEAYEEAIDDDTAYVHLETIGNPALVTPDIQRIADIAHEHGTPLVVDNTFATPYLCNPLEHGADLVWESTTKWIHGSGTTVGGVVVDGGEFPWDEYADDYPEIAKPNPAYHGVNFSERFGAAAFTYAGIARGLRDLGNQQSPFDAWITMQKLETLPMRMRQHCENAQVVAEFLEDHEKVSWVNYPGLESHETHEEASEYLDGGYGGMITFGLADGYEAAKATVNNVDLASMLANVGDAKTLVIHPASTTHQQLSDDELAAAGVTSDMIRLSVGIEDVEDIVADLEQAIATATQ
- the metX gene encoding homoserine O-acetyltransferase MetX, whose translation is MPVDAVADVAELGEFRFECGESIDELEVAYEAYGEFNGSNAVLVCHALTGSQNVASHRTQGTAGQARAWWSDIVGPGKAIDTTEYYVVCANVPGSCYGTSGPASDAPDGEPYGTRFPPVTIGDWTRAQRALLDHLGVGRLHAVVGGSVGGMNALDWAVRYPDDVQRVVSVAAAARLDPQCLALDGIARRAITTDPDWQGGDYYGTGEKPKDGLGLARQIGHVMYLSKESMDQKFGRRSAGRDMVRDAFPADPAADFFPYRDVESYLDYQSEKFVERFDANSYLYLTRAMDDYDLSEGYESDAAALAAFEGEALLMSFTADWHFTTDQSESVAEAFRTDDVPVAHHVVESDHGHDAFLVEPENVGPPLRDFLQSGVRGRAVTDTEKDDDAGEEPDFAPVHNSLFSG
- the hisA gene encoding 1-(5-phosphoribosyl)-5-[(5-phosphoribosylamino)methylideneamino]imidazole-4-carboxamide isomerase; translated protein: MSHFPEFEVIPAVDMQDGEVVQLVQGERGTEKTYGDPVEAAERWVDEGAETLHLVDLDGAFEGERKNAPAVDAILDAVAVDVQLGGGIRTAEDAIDLLDRGVDRVILGTAAIENPDIVEEISDAHPDSVMVSLDAKDGEVLVSGWTESTGLDPAEAAERYEDLGAGAILFTDVDVEGQLEGVQTDTVQRVTEAVDIPVVASGGVATLEDVAALREAGAAAVVVGTALYEGRFTLREAIAV
- the ligA gene encoding NAD-dependent DNA ligase LigA; protein product: MSEQASDENPYLHDPATEFEAVEELDKEEARAQAEVLREAIREHDHRYYVENDPAIADRTYDALFARLQKLEDVFGLPTEDSPTRRVGGEPIDELETVEHVVSMLSIDQSGEADDVRAFDERVRRRVGDMGEVEYVCEPKFDGLSLEVVYEDGEFVRAATRGNGEEGDDVSAQVRTIRSIPQRLRGDHPEFLAVRGEVYMPRDAFTEYNRERVEAGEDPFANPRNAAAGSLRQLDPSVVAERPLDCYFYDVMEASEHPETNWEEYAKLEDWGLRTTRDVELVDDIEAAIDYRDRMQERRENLNYEIDGTVLKVNDRAQCEELGATSRSIRWAFAYKFPARAEVTTIEDIVVQVGRTGRLTPVALLDPVDVGGVTVSRATLHNPDEIESLGVNVGDTVRVKRAGDVIPQVAEVVEKNSEGHFEFPETCPVCGSDVERDGPIAFCTGGLACEAQLEQAIIHYASRGGLDIEGLGGERVEQLREAGLVRTLPDLYRLTREEVAELEGWGETSADNLVGEIEATREPELGDFLAALGIPDVGGATARNLAREFGSFERVRAASEAELQDVPDVGPKVAEKVREFFDNPENAAVIDDLLAFVSPTEIEVDEEGRDALDGLTFVFTGSLDVTRGEAQDLVQAYGANATGSVSGNTDYLVVGDNPGQSKRDDAEANDVPILTEEEFAEFLAEKGIEYPPEDEE
- a CDS encoding amino acid-binding protein is translated as MFDEIMGKFEGSPSQQAVIRLLLERGFSVNDEGRVVSGGIEIPNTGIAREIGVDRRVVDSTTNAILDDPELKRIFQNISSIPSLMDLAPVLDLTVLTIEVEDADEPGIVAKVTTMLAEGGISIRQTISEDPEFTDDPKLYLVTDDPVPGDLLVEIRNLPFVRKVEF
- a CDS encoding O-acetylhomoserine aminocarboxypropyltransferase/cysteine synthase family protein, which codes for MTRGFHTRSLHAGQDPDPATGARAPPIYQTSSYVFDDADHAAALYALDEEGDVYSRISNPTTRMLEGRLASLEGGVDAVATAAGMGALDSLTSILASVGDNIVASADMYGGTSTYFTKMSSRRGIETRVVETLDYDQYEKAIDEDTAFVHVETIANPSLVTPDFERVAEIAHEHAVPLVVDNTFGTPALCRPIEHGADIVWESTTKWLHGSGTTLGGVVVDGGTFPWDHPEADYPEISGENPAFGIDFTERFGERAFAMTVRQRAVRSLGNQQSPFDAWVTMQGIETLPLRMRQHCENARTVAEFLRDHDEVGWVLYPGFEDHQTHDNASKYLDGGYGGMITFGLADGFEASKQLCEQVELASFLANIGDAKTLIIHPASTTHAQLSEEEQRAGGVRPDMLRLSVGIEDADDIIDDLARGIERATE
- the hisB gene encoding imidazoleglycerol-phosphate dehydratase HisB; the encoded protein is MTDRTASVTRETAETTIEVTLDVDGSGESDAETGVGFFDHMLDAFAKHGLFDLTVACDGDLHIDDHHTVEDVAIVLGEAFAEALGDKKGIVRYADRKVPLDEAVASVVVDISGRPFFEFSGDFSQPSIGDFTSHMAEHFAMSLAMNAGLTLHIGVEGDNAHHEVEAMFKALARSLDDATRIDERRADDTPSTKGAL